From a region of the Flavobacterium sediminilitoris genome:
- a CDS encoding B12-binding domain-containing radical SAM protein, with the protein MKDILLITPPFTQLNTPYPATAYLKGFLNTKGIDSYQMDLGIEVILKLFSKEGLLNIFESVDLAENDFSENVLRIIALQNEYIKTIDTVIAFLQGKQPTLARQICSGNFLPEAFRFSQLDDMEWAFGNMGMQDKAKHLATLYLEDLSDFIVECVDENFGFSRYAERLGRSANSFDELYSELQLSLTYIDKITLQILKERIEEANPKLVLFSVPFPGNLYSAFRCAQYIKLHYPSVKTGMGGGFPNTELRDLKDKRVFEFFDFITLDDGELPVELLHKNVVLNEAPQLYKRTFLLENGEVVYKNDMIQADYKQSEVGTPDYSDLLLDQYISVIEIANPMHSLWSDGRWNKLTMAHGCYWGKCTFCDISLDYIKLYEPIAAKMLVDRMEELIAQTGETGFHFVDEAAPPALMRELALEILRRKLAVTWWTNIRFEKSFTQDLCLLLKLSGCIAVSGGLEVASDRLLALIKKGVTVEQVAQVTRNFTASGIMVHAYLMYGYPTQTVQETVDSLEMVRQLFEVGVLQSGFWHQFAMTVHSPVGMNPEEFGVVPQLNEITFANNDVAFKDKTGINHDKFSFGLKKSLFNYMHGICFDYELQDWFDFKIPRTKIAPDFIQNALEKVAILTTKNNAKIVWTGGNPITAKFTKSKKGSSWVMLKMTFHQPTHTFDIMLEEEKGLWLVEKLNSLAVTNEKTTTFQQLKADFESHFDDFELFWYSKQLLTLKEYGLLVL; encoded by the coding sequence ATGAAAGATATTTTACTCATTACACCGCCTTTCACACAGCTGAATACACCATATCCAGCTACAGCCTATTTAAAAGGATTTTTAAATACTAAGGGTATTGATTCCTATCAAATGGATTTGGGAATAGAGGTGATTTTAAAATTGTTTTCAAAAGAAGGATTGCTAAATATTTTTGAAAGTGTTGACTTAGCAGAAAATGATTTTTCTGAAAACGTTTTACGAATAATTGCACTTCAAAACGAATATATCAAAACAATAGACACTGTTATTGCCTTTTTACAAGGGAAGCAGCCTACATTAGCACGACAAATTTGTTCGGGTAACTTTTTACCTGAAGCATTTCGATTTTCCCAATTGGATGATATGGAGTGGGCGTTTGGAAATATGGGAATGCAGGACAAAGCGAAGCATTTAGCAACACTATATCTAGAAGATTTATCGGATTTTATTGTGGAGTGTGTCGATGAAAACTTTGGTTTTAGTCGCTATGCGGAACGATTGGGGAGAAGTGCTAATTCGTTTGACGAACTCTACTCGGAATTACAACTTTCACTAACTTACATAGATAAAATAACCTTACAGATTTTAAAGGAAAGAATAGAAGAAGCAAACCCTAAATTAGTTTTGTTTTCGGTTCCTTTTCCTGGTAATTTGTACAGTGCATTTCGATGTGCGCAATACATAAAACTGCATTATCCTTCCGTGAAAACTGGAATGGGTGGCGGTTTTCCCAATACAGAGTTACGGGATTTAAAAGACAAGCGTGTTTTTGAGTTTTTCGATTTTATTACATTAGATGATGGAGAACTACCTGTAGAGCTATTGCATAAAAATGTGGTTTTAAATGAAGCTCCTCAATTGTATAAACGTACATTTTTGCTTGAGAATGGAGAGGTGGTTTATAAAAATGATATGATTCAAGCGGATTACAAACAGAGTGAAGTAGGAACACCTGATTATTCCGATTTACTACTAGATCAATACATATCGGTTATTGAGATAGCGAATCCTATGCACAGTTTGTGGAGTGATGGGAGATGGAATAAATTGACGATGGCACATGGTTGTTATTGGGGTAAATGTACTTTCTGTGATATTTCATTGGATTACATCAAACTGTACGAACCGATTGCTGCCAAAATGTTGGTGGATCGTATGGAAGAACTCATTGCACAAACAGGTGAAACAGGTTTTCATTTTGTGGATGAGGCTGCGCCACCTGCGCTTATGCGTGAATTGGCTTTGGAAATCTTGCGTCGTAAACTTGCGGTAACATGGTGGACAAATATTCGATTTGAGAAGAGTTTTACGCAAGATTTATGTTTGTTGTTAAAGCTTTCAGGCTGTATTGCCGTTTCAGGAGGATTAGAAGTAGCTTCCGATCGTTTGTTGGCTCTTATTAAAAAGGGGGTTACTGTGGAACAAGTTGCGCAAGTAACACGCAATTTTACAGCATCGGGTATTATGGTACATGCTTACTTAATGTACGGCTATCCAACACAAACCGTTCAAGAGACGGTAGATAGTTTGGAGATGGTGCGTCAGTTGTTTGAAGTTGGGGTGTTGCAATCGGGTTTTTGGCATCAATTTGCCATGACAGTGCATAGTCCCGTTGGGATGAATCCGGAAGAGTTTGGTGTAGTACCGCAGCTAAATGAAATTACCTTTGCGAATAATGATGTAGCTTTTAAAGATAAAACAGGTATCAATCACGATAAATTTAGTTTCGGACTAAAGAAGTCTTTGTTCAATTACATGCACGGTATTTGTTTTGATTATGAGCTGCAGGATTGGTTTGATTTTAAAATTCCGCGAACAAAAATAGCTCCCGATTTTATTCAAAACGCATTGGAAAAAGTAGCAATTCTCACTACAAAAAACAATGCTAAAATTGTCTGGACTGGAGGAAATCCAATAACTGCAAAATTTACCAAATCGAAGAAAGGGAGTTCTTGGGTGATGTTGAAAATGACCTTTCATCAGCCTACCCATACTTTTGATATAATGCTAGAGGAGGAAAAAGGATTATGGTTGGTTGAAAAATTGAATTCACTGGCTGTTACAAATGAAAAGACAACAACATTCCAGCAATTGAAAGCTGACTTTGAGTCACATTTTGACGACTTTGAATTGTTTTGGTATTCTAAACA